A region of Gracilinanus agilis isolate LMUSP501 chromosome 3, AgileGrace, whole genome shotgun sequence DNA encodes the following proteins:
- the MRPL30 gene encoding 39S ribosomal protein L30, mitochondrial, translating to MAGILRLLTQSPPGKVQNVTKSLESLTSTDWIRHKFTKSRIPDKVFQPTPEAHEKYGGDPQHPHKLQIVTRIKSVKGRPYWEKNIIKLLGLEKAHNPQVHKNIPSVNDRLKVVKHLVRIQPLKLPQGLPTEEQMSETCLKTTGELIVRWQLKPMGQKAIKA from the exons ATGGCTGGAATTTTGCGCTTACTGACCCAGAGCCCTCCAGGTAAAGTACAg AATGTGACAAAAAGTCTGGAATCTCTCACCTCAACTGATTGGATTCGTCATAAATTTACCAAGTCAAGAATACCAGACAAA GTGTTTCAACCTACACCTGAAGCACATGAAAAATATGGTGGGGACCCTCAACACCCTCATAAATTACAAATTGTCACCAGAATTAAAAGTGTAAAAGGAAGACCATATTGGGAAAAGAATATCATAAAACTTCTTGGATTGGAAAAA GCACATAATCCACAAGTGCACAAGAATATTCCTTCAGTGAATGACAGACTGAAAGTGGTTAAGCATCTTGTAAG GATCCAACCATTAAAATTGCCACAAGGACTTCCAACAGAAGAACAGATGTCAGAAACTTGCCTCAAGACCACTGGTGAATTAATAGTAAGATGGCAACTAAAACCAATGGGACAAAAGGCAATTAAGGCCTAA
- the LYG2 gene encoding lysozyme g-like protein 2 — translation MLVPVTFLGLAALIVPSEGFYSHPQPVNPPFQPHLYHGCYGDIMRMDTPGTSCDTERLIHCGIRGSEMFAEMDLALMRKYQTMIKTVGQKQCVDPALIAGIISRETHAGSVLQDGWDHQGLKFGLMQLDKHSHHPTGAWDSQEHLTQAVEILTDTIKTIQRKFPTWSMSQHLKGGLYAYRSGIEALVTPTDVENDYSNDILARCKFYKRHGF, via the exons ATGTTAGTTCCTGTCACTTTTTTGGGCCTTGCTGCCCTCATTG TTCCTTCTGAGGGCTTTTATTCACACCCCCAACCCGTGAATCCCCCCTTCCAGCCTCATCTGTACCATGGTTGCTATGGTGACATCATGAGAATGGATACCCCAGGAACCTCTTGTGATACAGAAAGATTGATCCACTGTG GGATCCGTGGCTCAGAAATGTTTGCTGAGATGGATTTGGCACTTATGAGGAAATATCAAACTATGATAAAAACTGTTGGACAGAAACAATGTGTAGATCCTGCTTTGATTGCTGGGATTATCTCCAGAGAGACCCATGCTGGGTCTGTGCTACAAGATGGCTGGGACCATCAAGGACTTAAATTTGGTTTGATGCAG CTTGATAAACATAGTCATCACCCCACCGGAGCCTGGGACAGTCAAGAGCACCTTACACAGGCCGTAGAGATCCTAACTGACACAATTAAGACAATTCAGAGAAAATTCCCAACATGGAGCATGAGTCAACACCTGAAAG GTGGTCTCTACGCCTACAGATCAGGGATTGAGGCCCTTGTAACTCCTACTGATGTAGAAAATGACTACTCCAATGATATTCTTGCCCGATGTAAATTTTATAAGAGACATGGCTTCTAA